AGAAATTATCTGGATTCCATCGCCTACTTTTTTAATCAAAGCATTTACGATTACTTCCTTCGTTTTTCCGTGCATTATAAGTTTGCCTTTTATTTGATATTCTTTTTCAATTTCGTTTACATCCTTCAGATCAAATTTCTGAATTTTTCCTTTAAAAACAGCTTTAGGATATCTGTGGCTCTCTAAGTAATTTTCATTAAAATGTTCCTGCATCAGATCTAATTTAAAACGAAAATCTTTGACAATAACAGTACAAATAAATGTACTTGTTTTAGGCTCCAAAAGAATTGCAACCTGTCTGTTTACGGCTTTTACTTCTTCAAAAAACGGAACTGAAGCTTCAAAGTTTATAGTCCCTGTGTTTGTAAAGAATTTTTCCTGTGCAATAACGGAATAAGCAGTAAATAGCAAAATAAGAAAAGTAGTTTTTTTCATAATCGTTAATAATTAAACAATTATGTCATTCACATTTTTTCATTTTAAGAAGAGAGAAAAACTGGACTTAATACAAAAATAGAATGGCAGTACTCCGTGAAAAACAGTAACTAAATGGTTATACTTAAAGTTACGAAATTTTAAGGAATACGGTTGCTTATTTATCCTAAATATTTGTGAATGTTTTTGACTTGTGAAATGTTGATTGTCAGATACAAAATATGCTAAATGTGTTGTCCCTACGGGACAAAATCGTTTTCGCATATTTTGTTTCTACCAATATATAATTCCTACCGGAATATTTTTAAAGATTAGAGATTATCCTTCATAAGAAAGAATATCTCGTAGAGATTAAATGTTGGTAAAAAACAATAACATCTACGAAATAATGTCCCGTAGGGACTACACAAATATTTCTTCAAAACATATTACAAAACAAATATCTTCTATCCTTGAACTTCGGTACAAATCTCAATTAAAAACCCATCTAAATCTCGCACATAAGCTACAATTTGTCCCCAGGGTTTCTGCGTAGGTTCTGTAACTAAAGTTGCTCCAACTGAGATTGATTTCTGTACCAGTTCTTCAACATTATCAGTTATGAATCCTATTTCGATAGCAAAAGGTTTGTTAGTAATATTACTTTCCTGAAAACCTTCTTTTAAGTTTTGTTTTGCTAATGATTTCGAAGCAAATGAAAGTGTTGTTTCGCCAGTAATTAATTCGCCGTAATCATTTCCCGGTGCTATAAATTTTCTCGAAAAACCAAATGCATTTTCATAAAACACTATTGACTTCTCGACATCTTCTACATATAGAATTGTATATCCAAACTTTACCATTTCAATTTATTTTAATAAAACTATTCTAACTAATCTCTAATAAGACATTGTATTTATCTAAACTTGCCAGATCTTCGATAGAACTCACATTTGCAGCTTTTTCATGTTCTTCTACTTCTTTTCTGACTTCGATATGTTTAATTGCTTTTCTAAAGCGTCGAACTTCTTCTAAATTAGACAAAATTAATCCGGGAACCTGAACACTTTTCCCATCTTTGTCTTTGGCGACCATTGTAAAATATGAAGAGTTACAATGCTTGATTGCACCAGTCTGAATATTTTCGGCTTCAACACGAATCCCTACAATCATAGAGCTTCTTCCCACATAATTTACAGAAGCTTTCATCGTAACCAATTCACCAACTTCAATAGGTTTCAAAAAGTTTACGGTATCAACCGAAGCTGTTACGCAATAATTACCGCTAAATTTTGACGCCGATGCAAAGGCAATCTGATCTAGTAGTTGCAAAATATATCCTCCATGAATTTTACCGCTAAAATTGGTGTGCGAAGGCAACATTAATTCGGAAATGCTAATTTTTGAGGAAGAAACGGGTTTAAAATCTGCGGTCATAATTGTTTATTTATATTTAAATGGGGAATTTTCTTTTCGAACTGCTGTGATGAAAAAACGTGAATCTCCCCACCAGCTAAATGTTTTATAGCGTTCGACATAAGTCAACTTTACATATTGACCTTCTAATTCATTCAATTGATCTATTACTTTTTGGTCACTGTCTAAAACTGAAAATCGGAATATTTGAGAACCAGAAACTCCCTGACTAAGTTCTCCTTCCCAGGTTTTCATTATTACACCTTTATGACTCATTCTTATTAATTCTCCAGAGCGATATCCTTCACTATAAGGAACAAAATAAATAAAGGCTAAATAAATGCTGACGATCAAAACGCAAGCTACCGCAATTATTAATAAAATTCTTTTCATGTGATCTTAGTTTAAAGATTGATTTTCATCTGAATTTGATGCTCTTGCAATAATATTTTCCGGAAGCGCTTTTTTTGCCTTTGCTCCCATTTTCTTTAATTTTTCTACACTCGAAATCAAGTTTCCTCTGCCATCAACCAATTTGCTCATAGCATTTTCGTATTCCGTTTTTGTGTCTTTTATTTTATTTCCAATTCTTAAAAGATCCGCAACAAAACCTTCAAATTTATCATATAAAGCTCCGGCTTGTCTGGCAATTTCAAAAGCATTTTCCTGTTGTTTTTGATTCGTCCACATACTATCAATCGTGCGCAAAGTCGCTAATAATGTCGTTGGCGTAACGATCACAATATTGCGATCAAATGCTTTATTATATAATGTAGCATCTTCGTTTAAAGCAATTGCAAAAGCGGGCTCGATTGGTATAAAAAGCAAAACAAAATCAGGACTTTCTATTTGGTATAAATCATGATAGTTTTTACTTCCAAGTTGTTCTACGTGTCTTTTTATGGAGTTTACATGTTCTTTTAGAAAATCAATTTTAAGAATTTCTGATTCCTCATTGATCCATTTTTCATAAGCAACCAGAGAAACTTTAGAATCGACGATCATTTTTTTTCCGTCAGGCAAATTAATTACAACATCCGGAAGAACTCTACTTCCTTCATTATTCGTAAAGCTTTGCTGAACCTCATATTCTCTGCCTTTTTCTAAACCTGATTTTTCTAAAACACGTTCCAGAACCAATTCGCCCCAATTTCCCTGCATTTTACTATCTCCTTTCAGCGCTTTTGTCAGGTTCAGAGTTTCTTTGCTCATTTGTGCATTCATCTCGCTTAAACCTACAATCTGCTGACGTAAAGCAGCGTGATAATCGATACTTTCTTTGTGTGTTTGTTCTACTTTTTGTTCAAAACCCTGAATTTTATCCTGCAATGGCAACAAGATATTCTTCATGTTTTCGCTATTTTGTTCTGTGAATTTTGCCGATTTTTCTTCGAGAATTTTATTGGCTAAATTTTCAAATTCTTTGGTGAATTTCTCCTGAAGTTCCGTGATTTCGTTTTTTTGTTCTTTATGACGTTCCCAAAGATTTTCGAAATCAACTTCTTTTTTTGAAAGCTGAATAGCTAAACTGTCTTTTTCTGTTCTGATATTTTCTTTCTCAGCATTTGATAATTGAAATTGCTTCTGAAAGTTATTTCTTTCGTTCTCGAATTGTTCTTTTTGCAATTGCATTTGATTTGCATTTGCATTTAATCGCTCTTCTAAACTTACTTTTTCTGCTTGAGCTCTTGCCGAAAACAACAATTTTCCTAAATAAATTCCAAGGAATAATGCAACGACAAAGGCCAATAAAAGCGGAAGAAAATCAAACATAACTGAGTTTATTTTTAAAGTAAAAGTAAGCAATAATAAGTATCGGATAATTTTTAAAATCAAATTTTTACTCATTACCACTGATTCTAAATCACTTGAACTTAAAAAAATAAAGAAAAAAAATATTCTTTTTAACGCAACCTTTTCAATAGAACCTCATCTACGAATTATAACCTAATATAATAAATGATGAAAAAATTAATGCTGAGCTTATTTATAGCTTTTGGATTTAGCGCATGTTCTCTTAGTAACGATGACAAAACGAATATAGATTGCGGAACTTATGCTGATGTTTCGTTTACAGGATATCCTCTTTCTTGCAATTATAGCATGATAACAAACCAAACTACTCCTGCGGCACTTATTGCAACTTCACAGGAAAAAATGGATAAGTATTTCAAAAAAAATGCAAGCTCATGTCCTAACGCAAGTGATCCTACAATCGATTTTACTAAATATTATCTAATTGGAGTTTTCTCTGGAATAAAACCTACAAGTGGTTATACTATTAAAATTACCAATATAGTTGAAAACAGCTGCCAAATGGTTGTTAGTTTTTACGAAAAACAGCCGTTAACAGGCGAAACAACATCACCGGCTTCAACTTATCCGGCAGATTATGCTTTGATTCCTCAAACTTCAAAACCAATCATCTTTATTAAAGCTACTGAAAACCCGGATAATATTATTATTGGAACTTATAAAGCACAATGTACCGGAGCAGATTGTCAAAATTTCTTCCAGATAAATGATTTTAGTATTCTAAAATTTCAAAATGTAGTTTCTGGAGGTTATGATTTTAACCAATACAGATACACTGCAAAAGCTAAGAGAGGTGATTATGCTGCATTATTATCAAGTGTTCCTTCTGAAATTTTAAACAACCAAGGGCAAACAAAAACATACGGTACTCCAGATTCAGCTGGTCAGGGCGGTGTATATTTTGAACTTCGTAAAGGTTTAAAAACTACGAGAATTTATATCGACAATAACGATACGGACGATCAGGGAAGTGAAATCAAATTGTTCAAGAAATTAATTAAAGATAAAATCGCGTCTTTAAAATAATCAAATTACGAGGAAAGATTTTGGTGTTTTTGATCCGTCAAAATTAGGTATGGATTTACTTTGAAAGCGAGACTTACAAAATAGAAAATACTGACAATCAAAATCTAACAATCGTAAATTATAATCAAGGCGCAACCCGTACTATTATAAAAGATAGTTTTATATGCTTATAAAAACTATTTTTGCAAAACCAAATTTAACCACTTCTTGAAAGACGATTTAGAAAAATATATCAAGCTTTGCCTTAAAAATGACAGAGAAGGACAACTGAAAATTTATCAGTTGTTCTCTCCTGTTTTATATGGTATTTGCCTGAAATATATGAAAAACGAAGACGATGCCAAAGATGTATTTCAGGAAGCATTTGTAATTGTTTTTCAGAAAATTGGTCAATATAAATTCGAAGGAAGTTTTGAAGGCTGGCTAAAGCGAATTTTTATCAATAAACTGATTGAAACTTTAAACAAAAAGAAAAAGGAAAGTTTCTTTCTCGATGTTTTTGATCCTGACACAGATTTTGTCGAAGAGGAAGAATTAGAAGGAATCCCAATTGAGCAAGAAAAACTGTTAGAATATATTAGGGATTTACCAGATCAATATCGAACGGTTTTTAACTTATACGTTTTTGAAAAATTGAAACACAAAGAAATTGCCGAATTATTAAAGATCTCTGAAGGAACATCAAAATCAAATTTAAATAGAGCCAAGCACATTTTGCAGAAAAGAATTTTGAGCATAAAAAATTTTAAAATAGCATGAAAAAGCAAAACATAGAAGATATTTTTTCATCAATGGAAGACTTTTCAAGTATTCCGCCTCCGGAATTATGGGGGCAAATTGAGGAAAAACTAGATAAACCTAAAAAGAAAAAGAAAGCTATTCTTTGGTGGTCGGCTGCGGCATGCTTACTATTAGGTTTGTTGCTTCCTTCTGTTTTACATTTTACTTCTGATTCTGGAATCAAAAATTTAAATATCGATTCTTCAGAAACCAATAAGGTTGTTATCGAAGAGAAAAATGGAGAGCACGAAAACAACTTGAATAATACTGCAATACCAACTGAGGAAAATAAAGCCTTGAAAGATGGTGTTGAAAAAGAATCAAATACAAACGAAGGAGTTTCACCATCATCAAAAAAAGTAAACAATCAATCTACTACTATTTACCCAAAATCAGAAACCGCAGTAGCTCAAGCTGATTCTGAAAATAAGACAATAAATAATAGTACATCTTCTAAATTAAATATTGAAAAATCAGTTATTGAAAAAAATCCTAAATCAAATATTGAGAAGAAAAATACACGCCAAGCTGTAGCGGAACAAACATTTACAACAGGAAAAGGAGATTCTTTTAATTCTGTTTCTATCCCGAGACTTCGGGACCAACTTCCAAATACTAAAAAAACTGCTACAGATAAGCTTCTTACTGAGAAAACATTTAATTCAGGTAAAACAAACGGATTTAATTCAAACACAAAAAGTCAATTGTCAAATTCTATTTTTGAAGACAAAACAAGCTCAAAAAACAGCAGTAATCTTGCTTTTACTTCTTCAAATTCAACATTGAAGAGTAATAATAATGTAACAAATGCGAGTAAAGTTCAAAATGGAGCAACAACAATCGATTATTCTAAAAGAGATGTTCTTGCAAGTGCTGAATTGAGCAATTCGAAAGCGAATAATTCAAAAGCAAATAATTCGGAAAGCAAAATAGATTCTGTTCAATTGTTACAACTTCAAAATTTGGAAAAAGGTATTGCAACAGCAGAACCTGAAACCAAAAAAGACAAAAAGAACAAATCTCTTTCTAATGCCGAAAAATGGGCTGTAGAGGTTTTTGCCGGTATAGCAAATTCTGAAAATACCAAAAACAACAAAACATTAGGTTATGCAAACGATTCTAAACAAGGTAGTACATACGGTGTAAAAACAAAATATAAGATTAATAATAAATGGGCTGTAGGTTCTGGTCTT
This genomic window from Flavobacterium sp. 9 contains:
- a CDS encoding 6-phosphogluconate dehydrogenase; the encoded protein is MKRILLIIAVACVLIVSIYLAFIYFVPYSEGYRSGELIRMSHKGVIMKTWEGELSQGVSGSQIFRFSVLDSDQKVIDQLNELEGQYVKLTYVERYKTFSWWGDSRFFITAVRKENSPFKYK
- a CDS encoding VOC family protein — translated: MVKFGYTILYVEDVEKSIVFYENAFGFSRKFIAPGNDYGELITGETTLSFASKSLAKQNLKEGFQESNITNKPFAIEIGFITDNVEELVQKSISVGATLVTEPTQKPWGQIVAYVRDLDGFLIEICTEVQG
- a CDS encoding RNA polymerase sigma factor, whose protein sequence is MKDDLEKYIKLCLKNDREGQLKIYQLFSPVLYGICLKYMKNEDDAKDVFQEAFVIVFQKIGQYKFEGSFEGWLKRIFINKLIETLNKKKKESFFLDVFDPDTDFVEEEELEGIPIEQEKLLEYIRDLPDQYRTVFNLYVFEKLKHKEIAELLKISEGTSKSNLNRAKHILQKRILSIKNFKIA
- the rmuC gene encoding DNA recombination protein RmuC, producing the protein MFDFLPLLLAFVVALFLGIYLGKLLFSARAQAEKVSLEERLNANANQMQLQKEQFENERNNFQKQFQLSNAEKENIRTEKDSLAIQLSKKEVDFENLWERHKEQKNEITELQEKFTKEFENLANKILEEKSAKFTEQNSENMKNILLPLQDKIQGFEQKVEQTHKESIDYHAALRQQIVGLSEMNAQMSKETLNLTKALKGDSKMQGNWGELVLERVLEKSGLEKGREYEVQQSFTNNEGSRVLPDVVINLPDGKKMIVDSKVSLVAYEKWINEESEILKIDFLKEHVNSIKRHVEQLGSKNYHDLYQIESPDFVLLFIPIEPAFAIALNEDATLYNKAFDRNIVIVTPTTLLATLRTIDSMWTNQKQQENAFEIARQAGALYDKFEGFVADLLRIGNKIKDTKTEYENAMSKLVDGRGNLISSVEKLKKMGAKAKKALPENIIARASNSDENQSLN
- a CDS encoding YceI family protein, with amino-acid sequence MKKTTFLILLFTAYSVIAQEKFFTNTGTINFEASVPFFEEVKAVNRQVAILLEPKTSTFICTVIVKDFRFKLDLMQEHFNENYLESHRYPKAVFKGKIQKFDLKDVNEIEKEYQIKGKLIMHGKTKEVIVNALIKKVGDGIQIISDFPILVTDFNIQIPSRIATKISQTANTELIGVVRTNDSMYLTLK
- a CDS encoding protease complex subunit PrcB family protein, with the protein product MMKKLMLSLFIAFGFSACSLSNDDKTNIDCGTYADVSFTGYPLSCNYSMITNQTTPAALIATSQEKMDKYFKKNASSCPNASDPTIDFTKYYLIGVFSGIKPTSGYTIKITNIVENSCQMVVSFYEKQPLTGETTSPASTYPADYALIPQTSKPIIFIKATENPDNIIIGTYKAQCTGADCQNFFQINDFSILKFQNVVSGGYDFNQYRYTAKAKRGDYAALLSSVPSEILNNQGQTKTYGTPDSAGQGGVYFELRKGLKTTRIYIDNNDTDDQGSEIKLFKKLIKDKIASLK
- a CDS encoding acyl-CoA thioesterase, with the translated sequence MTADFKPVSSSKISISELMLPSHTNFSGKIHGGYILQLLDQIAFASASKFSGNYCVTASVDTVNFLKPIEVGELVTMKASVNYVGRSSMIVGIRVEAENIQTGAIKHCNSSYFTMVAKDKDGKSVQVPGLILSNLEEVRRFRKAIKHIEVRKEVEEHEKAANVSSIEDLASLDKYNVLLEIS